One region of Olleya sp. Hel_I_94 genomic DNA includes:
- the rimK gene encoding 30S ribosomal protein S6--L-glutamate ligase — protein MNIVILSRNANLYSTDRLVEEGENRGHKIEIIDPLKCDIIIEKEKPTIYYKDRYLDYVDAIIPRIGASITFYGCAVVRQFEMMNVFTTASSEAILRSRDKLKSLQRLSKAGIGMPKTVFTNYSRDVEEVIEHVGGVPVIIKLLEGTQGLGVVLAESKNAAESVLEAFNGLEARVIVQEFIKEAKGADLRALVVDGQVVGAMKRQGKEGEFRSNLHRGGNAQIIKLSEAELSVAMKASQALKLPVCGVDMLQSDRGPLLLEVNSSPGLEGIENATGKNIAKSIINYIERNTKK, from the coding sequence ATGAACATTGTAATTTTATCTAGAAACGCTAACTTATACTCCACAGACCGTTTAGTTGAAGAAGGCGAAAATAGAGGCCACAAAATAGAAATAATAGATCCTTTAAAATGTGATATTATTATTGAAAAAGAAAAACCAACCATCTACTACAAAGATCGTTATTTAGATTATGTAGATGCTATTATACCACGTATTGGTGCTTCAATAACTTTTTATGGTTGCGCTGTGGTAAGGCAATTTGAAATGATGAATGTTTTTACAACAGCATCTTCTGAAGCTATTTTAAGATCTAGAGATAAGCTTAAAAGTTTACAAAGATTAAGTAAAGCCGGAATTGGAATGCCAAAAACGGTTTTTACAAACTACTCTAGAGACGTTGAAGAAGTTATAGAACATGTAGGTGGCGTGCCAGTAATTATTAAATTATTAGAAGGCACACAAGGTTTAGGAGTTGTGTTAGCTGAAAGCAAAAATGCTGCCGAATCTGTTTTAGAAGCCTTTAATGGCTTGGAAGCTAGAGTAATTGTTCAAGAATTTATAAAAGAAGCTAAAGGTGCTGATTTACGTGCACTTGTAGTTGACGGTCAAGTTGTTGGAGCTATGAAACGCCAAGGTAAAGAAGGTGAATTTAGATCTAATTTACATCGTGGTGGAAATGCACAAATTATTAAATTAAGTGAAGCTGAATTAAGCGTTGCAATGAAAGCGTCACAAGCATTGAAGCTACCAGTATGTGGTGTTGACATGCTACAATCGGACAGAGGTCCTTTATTACTAGAAGTTAACTCTAGTCCTGGTTTGGAAGGTATTGAAAATGCTACAGGTAAAAACATTGCTAAAAGCATTATTAATTACATAGAAAGAAATACCAAAAAATAA
- the ileS gene encoding isoleucine--tRNA ligase: MSAGFTEYKGLNLPNVAEEILKYWQDNNIFEKSVTTRENAEPYVFFEGPPSANGLPGVHHVLARAIKDIFPRYKTMKGFQVKRKAGWDTHGLPIELGVEKELGITKEDIGKTISVEDYNAACRKAVMRYTDVWNDLTQKMGYWVDMEDPYITYEPKYMETVWWLLKEIYSKKLMYKGYTIQPYSPKAGTGLSSHEVNQPGAYQDVTDTTIVAQFKAIESTLPDFLQNEGDIHFTAWTTTPWTLPSNTALTVGPKIDYVLVETYNQYTFKPINVIMAKALVAKQFAGKSFNQVQTKPELLDYKDGDKQIPFYVVKEFKGKDLVGIKYEQLLQYALPNDNPQDAFRVIAGDFVTTEDGTGIVHTAPTFGADDALVAKQASPEIPPLLVKDDNGNLVPLVDLQGKFRPEMGEFGGKYVKNEYYNDGEAPERSIDVELAIKLKEENKAFKVEKYKHSYPHCWRTDKPILYYPLDSWFIKVTDVKEKMVANNDTINWKPKSTGTGRFGNWLANANDWNLSRSRYWGIPLPIWRTEDGKEEICIGSVEELKAEMQKAVSAGVLAKDIFEDFEVGNNSEENYAKLDLHKNIVDGIVLVSPSGQPMQRESDLIDVWFDSGSMPYAQWHYPFENKEKIDNNEAFPADFIAEGVDQTRGWFYTLHAIATMVFDSVAYKNVVSNGLVLDKNGQKMSKRLGNATDPFETLDTYGADATRWYMISNANPWDNLKFDLDGIEEVKRKFFGTLYNTYSFFSLYTNLDKFSYAEAEIPLAERPELDRWILSELHTLIQKVDEYYAEYEPTKAARAISDFTQDYVSNWFVRLSRRRFWKGDYQTDKISAYQTLYTCMVTIAKLGAPIAPFFMDKLYLDLNSVTNKEAFESVHLAEFPKFDASYVDKSLERKMENAQTISSLVLSLRAKEKIKVRQPLQKIMIPIDSEQQKEEILAVADLIKHEVNIKEIQLLEDASDILVKQIKPNFKTLGPRFGKDMKTIAGAINKMTADDIKIVEQKGEIDVDCNGKIVKLQRDDVEITSQDIEGWLVANEGNITVALDVTISDALKEEGIARELVNRIQNLRKDSGFEVTDKISVQLQEDVNITQAVKTNLDYIKAETLTDDLKIINQLNSGIEIAFDDVNTKLFIQKI, encoded by the coding sequence ATGAGCGCAGGATTCACTGAATATAAAGGACTTAACTTACCAAACGTAGCAGAAGAAATTCTTAAATATTGGCAGGACAATAACATCTTTGAAAAAAGTGTAACAACTCGTGAAAACGCAGAGCCTTACGTGTTTTTTGAAGGACCACCTTCAGCTAACGGATTGCCAGGAGTACATCACGTTTTAGCACGAGCTATAAAAGATATTTTTCCACGTTACAAAACCATGAAAGGTTTTCAGGTTAAGCGTAAAGCTGGTTGGGATACTCACGGTTTACCAATAGAACTTGGTGTAGAGAAAGAACTGGGTATTACCAAAGAAGATATTGGTAAAACTATTTCGGTGGAAGACTATAATGCAGCCTGTCGTAAAGCGGTCATGCGTTATACTGATGTTTGGAACGACCTAACTCAAAAAATGGGATATTGGGTAGATATGGAAGATCCATATATCACCTACGAGCCTAAATATATGGAAACCGTTTGGTGGCTTTTAAAAGAGATTTACTCTAAAAAGTTAATGTACAAAGGGTATACTATTCAACCATATTCTCCAAAAGCAGGAACAGGTTTAAGCTCTCATGAGGTTAATCAACCTGGAGCATATCAAGATGTAACAGATACAACTATTGTTGCTCAGTTTAAAGCTATTGAAAGTACATTACCAGACTTTTTACAAAACGAAGGCGATATCCATTTTACAGCATGGACTACTACACCTTGGACATTGCCAAGTAATACAGCATTAACGGTTGGCCCAAAAATAGATTATGTTTTGGTGGAAACGTATAACCAATATACATTTAAGCCTATTAATGTAATTATGGCTAAGGCTTTAGTTGCTAAACAATTTGCAGGAAAATCGTTTAATCAAGTACAGACTAAACCAGAACTTTTAGACTATAAAGATGGTGATAAGCAAATCCCTTTTTATGTTGTAAAAGAATTTAAAGGAAAAGACCTTGTTGGTATCAAGTACGAACAATTATTACAATACGCATTACCAAATGATAATCCACAAGATGCCTTTAGAGTTATTGCTGGAGACTTTGTAACGACTGAAGATGGTACAGGTATCGTACATACAGCACCAACATTTGGAGCAGATGATGCCTTAGTAGCAAAACAAGCTTCACCAGAAATACCACCATTATTGGTAAAAGACGATAATGGAAATTTAGTGCCTCTTGTAGATTTACAAGGTAAGTTTAGACCAGAAATGGGAGAGTTTGGTGGTAAGTATGTTAAGAATGAATATTATAATGATGGCGAAGCTCCAGAACGATCAATAGATGTTGAGCTAGCGATTAAGTTAAAAGAAGAAAATAAAGCCTTTAAGGTTGAAAAATATAAGCACAGTTATCCACATTGCTGGCGTACAGATAAACCAATCCTATATTACCCATTAGATTCTTGGTTTATAAAAGTGACTGATGTTAAAGAAAAAATGGTAGCAAATAATGATACCATTAATTGGAAACCAAAATCAACAGGTACTGGACGTTTTGGTAATTGGTTAGCAAATGCAAACGATTGGAATTTATCTAGATCACGTTATTGGGGAATCCCTTTGCCAATCTGGAGAACAGAAGATGGTAAGGAAGAAATCTGTATTGGATCTGTTGAAGAGCTTAAGGCCGAAATGCAAAAAGCAGTTTCAGCTGGTGTTTTAGCTAAAGATATATTCGAAGATTTTGAGGTTGGAAACAATTCCGAAGAAAACTATGCTAAGCTAGATTTACATAAAAATATTGTAGATGGTATTGTATTAGTGTCACCTAGTGGACAGCCAATGCAACGTGAAAGCGACTTAATAGACGTTTGGTTTGATTCTGGATCAATGCCTTACGCACAATGGCATTATCCATTTGAAAACAAAGAAAAAATAGATAATAACGAAGCTTTTCCTGCAGATTTTATTGCAGAAGGAGTGGATCAAACTAGAGGTTGGTTTTATACCTTGCATGCAATTGCAACAATGGTATTTGACTCGGTTGCTTATAAAAACGTAGTGTCTAACGGATTAGTGTTAGATAAAAACGGACAAAAAATGTCTAAACGTTTAGGTAACGCAACAGATCCATTTGAAACTTTAGATACTTATGGAGCAGATGCAACACGCTGGTACATGATATCCAACGCAAATCCATGGGATAACTTAAAGTTTGATTTAGATGGTATTGAAGAAGTAAAACGTAAGTTTTTCGGTACACTTTACAACACCTATTCATTTTTTAGTTTATATACTAATTTAGATAAGTTTAGTTACGCTGAAGCGGAAATTCCATTAGCAGAGCGACCAGAATTGGATCGATGGATTTTATCAGAATTGCATACTTTAATTCAGAAAGTTGATGAGTATTATGCAGAATATGAACCAACCAAAGCAGCACGTGCTATTTCAGACTTTACACAGGATTATGTAAGTAACTGGTTTGTACGTTTAAGCAGAAGACGTTTCTGGAAAGGAGACTATCAAACAGATAAGATTTCGGCATATCAAACCTTATACACTTGTATGGTTACCATAGCCAAGTTAGGAGCGCCAATTGCACCATTTTTTATGGATAAGCTGTATTTAGATTTAAACTCAGTAACCAATAAAGAGGCTTTTGAGAGTGTGCATTTAGCAGAGTTCCCTAAGTTTGACGCTAGTTATGTTGATAAATCATTAGAGCGTAAAATGGAAAATGCGCAAACCATCTCTTCTTTAGTGCTATCATTAAGAGCTAAAGAAAAAATAAAAGTGCGTCAACCGTTGCAAAAAATTATGATTCCGATAGATTCGGAACAACAAAAAGAAGAAATTCTAGCAGTTGCGGATTTAATTAAGCATGAGGTAAACATTAAGGAAATCCAACTTTTAGAAGATGCATCAGATATATTAGTAAAACAAATCAAACCTAACTTTAAAACGTTAGGACCTCGTTTTGGTAAGGACATGAAAACTATCGCAGGAGCAATAAATAAAATGACTGCAGACGATATTAAAATTGTTGAACAAAAAGGAGAAATAGATGTTGATTGTAATGGAAAAATAGTTAAATTACAACGTGATGATGTCGAAATTACCTCTCAAGATATTGAAGGGTGGTTAGTTGCAAATGAAGGTAATATTACAGTAGCTTTAGACGTTACAATATCAGATGCTTTAAAAGAAGAAGGTATAGCTAGGGAGTTAGTAAACCGTATTCAAAATTTACGTAAAGACTCTGGATTTGAAGTAACAGATAAAATTAGTGTACAATTACAAGAAGATGTTAACATTACGCAAGCGGTAAAAACAAACTTAGATTATATTAAAGCGGAAACTTTAACTGATGATCTAAAAATTATTAATCAATTAAATAGTGGTATAGAAATTGCTTTTGATGACGTAAATACCAAACTGTTTATACAAAAAATTTAA
- a CDS encoding succinylglutamate desuccinylase/aspartoacylase family protein: protein MQTNDVLEILGEAIKPGQSAEVSFNVAKLHTRTPVDVPIIIERSKKPGPTILFTAGIHGDEINGIEIVRQLISKGINKPKIGTTICIPVLNIFGFINMARAFPDGRDLNRVFPGVKNGSLASRVAYELIHEVVPHVDFIVDFHTGGAYRFNAPQIRIEKGSEDDDVMAEIFGAPFILYSKNLNKSFRNACNKLGKPILLYEGGKSFDLDNTVTNTGVNGAKRIMNHFGMLRRQFKVTEPKKECVKITESSWMRAKHSGMFKATIKVGIEVKIGDDIGNITDPYGKFNHFVKAKHSGYIININQSPIVYQGDALFHISTEVLK, encoded by the coding sequence ATGCAAACAAACGACGTTTTAGAAATTTTAGGTGAGGCTATAAAACCTGGTCAAAGTGCAGAGGTCAGTTTTAATGTTGCTAAGTTACATACAAGAACTCCAGTAGATGTTCCTATTATTATAGAACGCTCTAAAAAACCTGGTCCTACTATTTTATTTACAGCAGGTATACATGGTGACGAAATTAATGGTATTGAAATTGTACGACAACTAATCTCTAAAGGGATAAATAAACCTAAAATAGGTACCACAATTTGTATTCCAGTACTTAACATTTTTGGTTTTATAAACATGGCTCGGGCTTTTCCTGATGGTCGTGATCTAAACCGTGTGTTTCCTGGAGTAAAAAATGGGTCATTAGCCAGTCGTGTGGCTTACGAGTTGATACATGAGGTTGTACCACATGTAGATTTTATAGTAGATTTTCATACAGGAGGTGCGTATCGTTTTAATGCACCACAAATACGTATTGAAAAAGGCAGCGAAGATGATGATGTAATGGCCGAAATATTTGGAGCACCATTTATTTTATATTCTAAAAACCTTAATAAATCGTTTAGAAACGCGTGCAACAAATTAGGAAAACCCATCTTACTTTATGAAGGTGGAAAATCTTTTGATTTAGACAATACGGTTACTAATACAGGTGTTAATGGTGCAAAACGCATAATGAATCATTTTGGGATGTTACGCAGACAATTTAAGGTTACAGAACCTAAAAAAGAGTGTGTTAAAATAACCGAAAGCTCTTGGATGCGTGCTAAACACTCTGGTATGTTTAAAGCAACTATAAAAGTTGGTATAGAGGTTAAAATAGGTGATGACATAGGAAACATAACAGATCCTTATGGTAAATTTAATCACTTTGTTAAAGCAAAACACTCTGGTTATATAATTAATATTAATCAATCACCTATTGTTTATCAAGGTGACGCATTGTTTCATATCTCTACAGAAGTCTTAAAATAG
- a CDS encoding lipoprotein signal peptidase: MNLKKATALIFVILLIDQISKIYVKTHFVLGEDVTVFNWFKIYFIENSGMAWGTKLSDILPFMTDRTAKLSLTVFRVFAIIGIGYWLVNTIKKQQSKTLILALVFIFAGALGNILDSVFYGIMFEDSISQVASFLPSQGYDSLLHGKVVDMLYFPLWKGYLPEWIPGIGGDYFTFFEPVFNIADVAISIGFGILIFFNGKAFPKNEQD, encoded by the coding sequence ATGAATTTAAAAAAAGCCACAGCATTAATTTTTGTTATTTTACTTATTGATCAAATAAGTAAAATTTACGTAAAAACTCACTTTGTTTTAGGCGAAGATGTAACTGTTTTTAATTGGTTTAAAATTTATTTTATTGAAAATAGTGGTATGGCTTGGGGAACAAAACTAAGCGATATTTTACCATTTATGACTGATAGAACAGCAAAATTAAGCTTGACAGTATTTAGAGTTTTTGCTATTATTGGTATTGGATATTGGTTAGTTAATACTATTAAAAAGCAACAATCTAAAACTTTAATATTAGCATTAGTATTTATTTTTGCTGGTGCTTTAGGTAATATTTTAGACTCTGTGTTTTATGGTATTATGTTTGAAGACAGTATTAGTCAAGTTGCTTCTTTTTTACCTAGTCAAGGTTATGATAGTTTATTACATGGTAAGGTTGTAGATATGTTATACTTTCCGCTATGGAAAGGCTATTTACCTGAATGGATTCCTGGAATTGGTGGTGATTATTTTACGTTTTTTGAACCTGTATTTAATATTGCAGATGTTGCAATTAGTATTGGTTTTGGAATATTAATTTTCTTTAACGGAAAAGCATTTCCAAAAAACGAACAAGATTAA
- a CDS encoding ATP-dependent zinc protease: MTKKTIGRTDKINFPVLDLFEIDCKIDTGAYTSAIHCSLVEVKEDGLHCTFYSKGHPNFNSKTKVFKDYTFTDVKSSNGFVENRYKIKTDVVFFGKTYKINLTLSTRDDMRFPVLIGRQFLKRKFLVDVDIQNQSFNYNK; the protein is encoded by the coding sequence ATGACAAAAAAAACCATAGGAAGAACAGACAAAATTAACTTTCCAGTGTTAGATCTTTTTGAAATAGACTGCAAAATAGATACAGGTGCTTACACGTCTGCAATACACTGCTCTCTGGTAGAAGTTAAAGAAGATGGCTTACATTGCACATTTTACAGCAAAGGTCATCCTAATTTTAATAGTAAAACTAAAGTTTTTAAAGATTACACTTTTACTGATGTAAAAAGCAGCAATGGTTTTGTAGAAAACCGTTATAAAATAAAAACAGATGTTGTTTTTTTTGGTAAAACATACAAGATTAACTTAACTTTAAGCACAAGAGACGATATGAGATTTCCGGTTTTAATTGGTAGACAGTTTTTAAAACGAAAATTTTTAGTAGATGTCGATATACAAAACCAATCCTTTAACTATAATAAATAA
- a CDS encoding 5-formyltetrahydrofolate cyclo-ligase yields MKKIELRKKYKSLRRLLNQDQIEAQSITIANQLLTLPIWDYSFYHLFLTITSQHEVNTDYILNILSGKDKNIVVSKSNFTNNTLTNYLLTDATTLKLSDYNIPEPIDGIEILNHNIDVVFLPLLAFDLKGNRVGYGKGFYDNLLASCKPNTLKVGLSFFEAEAEIEDVFDGDIPMDYCVTPKKIYIF; encoded by the coding sequence ATGAAAAAGATTGAATTACGAAAAAAATATAAATCACTAAGACGCTTACTTAATCAAGATCAAATTGAAGCACAAAGCATTACTATTGCCAATCAGTTACTAACCCTTCCTATTTGGGATTATAGTTTTTACCATTTATTTTTAACTATCACATCACAACATGAAGTTAATACCGATTATATTTTAAATATCTTATCAGGAAAGGATAAAAACATAGTTGTTTCTAAAAGCAATTTTACCAACAACACATTAACCAATTATTTACTAACAGACGCTACCACATTAAAACTAAGTGATTATAATATCCCAGAGCCAATAGATGGCATTGAGATTTTAAACCATAATATAGACGTCGTATTTTTACCGCTTTTAGCGTTTGATTTAAAAGGAAATCGTGTAGGTTATGGTAAAGGATTTTATGATAATTTATTAGCGTCTTGCAAACCCAACACCCTTAAAGTTGGCTTATCCTTTTTTGAAGCTGAAGCTGAAATTGAAGATGTTTTTGATGGAGATATCCCTATGGATTACTGCGTAACTCCAAAAAAGATTTACATATTTTAA
- a CDS encoding DUF4097 family beta strand repeat-containing protein: MKLKTTILLLLIAITSVCAQKSTEKIWNADVINTIVIDGENVFNITVSNSPSNTILLKVKIEGEHANQLVMVDSIVNKQLYISSSFQPLFVKDNDKLSAHKVMSVEYQLFVPKNIKLEIKSNIGSVDLVGTYLSVFIELNQGNCNLKQFLGNASINTVNGDINIETDHAKVEAFTKTGQIALTQFKFLKYNLNCHTINGDIKITKTKK; the protein is encoded by the coding sequence TTGAAACTTAAAACTACCATTTTATTACTATTAATAGCAATTACATCTGTATGTGCTCAAAAAAGTACTGAAAAAATATGGAATGCAGATGTGATTAATACAATAGTAATAGATGGAGAAAATGTGTTTAATATTACTGTTTCAAATAGTCCATCTAATACTATCTTATTAAAGGTGAAGATTGAAGGCGAACATGCTAATCAACTAGTAATGGTTGACAGTATTGTAAACAAGCAATTGTATATATCCTCATCATTTCAGCCATTATTTGTAAAAGACAACGACAAATTAAGTGCGCACAAGGTTATGTCCGTGGAGTATCAATTGTTTGTGCCCAAAAACATTAAATTAGAGATTAAAAGTAATATTGGATCTGTGGATTTGGTCGGGACGTATCTATCGGTTTTTATTGAATTAAATCAAGGGAATTGTAATCTTAAACAGTTTTTAGGAAATGCCTCCATTAATACAGTAAATGGTGATATTAATATAGAAACAGATCACGCAAAAGTAGAAGCTTTTACCAAAACAGGACAGATTGCATTAACCCAATTTAAATTTTTAAAATATAATCTAAATTGTCATACTATTAATGGTGATATAAAGATTACTAAAACTAAAAAATAG
- a CDS encoding PQQ-dependent sugar dehydrogenase, with amino-acid sequence MKKTLQLIVVLFVLSLKAQVTMTPSATAVTAGANWTTTKITANNALNYPWEITVGPDGDLWVTERVGEKISRISTTTATNTPITMLDLSAKVTYSKQGGLMGMAIHPDLYNPMVSINNYVFVSYTYNDGGDLKLRIARLVYNSVSGTLTEDVALSPNGAILEGVPASGDHNSGRLIFGPDNKLYYTIGDQGANQFDYACNPILAQILPTSSTDYDNYPGKTLRINIDGSIPNDNPTLNGVKSHVYTYGHRNVQGIVFAADGTLYASEHGAKVDDEINIIKSGKNYGWPQIAGYYDNMAYTYCNWSSLNGTCNAGDFSDHNCPAGAETATEFESYPTSNDLPVDFEPPIGTYGGTVAIDPPGGWFTWPSVAPSSIDIHEANTIPNWGRSLLIPTLKKGTIYRAKLTANGSDIIGDDNVGSIDGYEEFHSSNDRYRDIAISPDGLTIYAVTDNAGGTSGPSSNSGVSISNPGVIIKIEYVGPQITNAPIANCQDITIALDAYGQATITPADIDNGSTNVDTMFINQDTFDCSHIGIPQEVYLTVISEDGGEDTCAAMVTVNNTSEPITAPVLADVSGYCFVTAIAPVLNYNCVDYTGVTSDPTNYTSEGAFVVQWTFDAGSEGIVVSNQNVIVNPIANPANVIVTSVTNTSAELEWDILQGTTYQIRYRVSGASAWTTIASNTNSVSLTGLDFNTNYEAQVRAVCGTSYSNYSNPLITFSTTDITYCASQGVSNGYISNVSINGESATFINNSSSGNSSYTNYTAVSPVTLKADGETSYSLSVNTSFNASGVAVWIDYNQNGSFNDEGEKVWDDATGITGNSPRVNTFIIPLNTPNGTTRMRIASRQYWTPSVSCGDIVEAGQDSEVEDYMVNIVAPTLSIQNFDLAVFSVYPNPIKDAFSVKLSNLSNKETHVKLIDLQGRIIQQKIISKSQDTTTFNQLSQLNSGVYFITIVEDNKTLASKKIIKI; translated from the coding sequence ATGAAAAAAACTTTACAATTGATTGTTGTGCTTTTTGTGCTATCGCTTAAAGCTCAAGTTACTATGACGCCAAGTGCCACTGCAGTTACAGCAGGAGCTAACTGGACTACAACAAAAATAACAGCTAATAACGCGCTAAACTATCCTTGGGAAATAACTGTTGGACCTGATGGAGATTTATGGGTTACTGAGCGTGTTGGTGAAAAAATCTCAAGAATTAGCACAACAACAGCAACAAATACACCAATTACTATGTTAGATTTAAGTGCTAAAGTAACTTATTCTAAACAAGGAGGTTTAATGGGTATGGCAATACATCCAGATTTATATAATCCAATGGTGTCAATAAATAACTATGTTTTTGTATCATATACCTACAATGATGGTGGAGATTTAAAACTAAGGATAGCGCGATTAGTTTACAATAGTGTATCAGGAACTCTAACCGAGGATGTTGCGCTTTCTCCCAATGGAGCTATTTTGGAAGGTGTTCCAGCAAGTGGCGATCATAATTCTGGCAGATTAATTTTTGGGCCAGATAATAAGCTATATTATACCATAGGTGATCAAGGAGCAAATCAATTTGATTATGCTTGTAACCCTATTTTAGCACAAATTTTACCAACATCATCAACAGATTATGATAATTATCCAGGTAAAACGTTGCGAATTAATATTGATGGAAGTATTCCTAATGATAATCCAACTTTAAACGGAGTGAAAAGTCATGTCTATACCTATGGACATAGAAACGTTCAAGGAATTGTGTTTGCAGCAGATGGGACACTTTATGCTTCAGAGCATGGCGCTAAGGTAGATGACGAAATAAACATAATTAAATCTGGTAAAAATTATGGATGGCCTCAAATAGCAGGTTACTATGATAACATGGCATATACCTATTGTAATTGGTCCTCATTAAATGGGACTTGTAATGCTGGTGACTTTAGTGATCACAATTGTCCTGCAGGAGCAGAAACTGCAACAGAATTTGAATCTTATCCTACAAGTAATGATTTGCCAGTAGATTTTGAGCCACCAATCGGAACCTATGGAGGTACTGTAGCTATAGATCCTCCAGGAGGTTGGTTTACTTGGCCAAGTGTAGCTCCTTCAAGTATTGATATTCATGAAGCTAATACAATCCCTAATTGGGGAAGATCATTGTTAATTCCTACTTTAAAAAAAGGAACAATTTACAGAGCTAAATTAACTGCAAATGGAAGTGATATTATTGGTGATGATAACGTTGGGTCTATTGATGGTTATGAGGAATTTCATTCTTCAAACGATAGATATCGCGATATAGCAATTTCTCCAGATGGATTAACGATTTATGCTGTAACTGACAATGCAGGAGGGACCTCTGGTCCTTCATCTAATAGTGGTGTTTCAATATCTAATCCTGGAGTAATTATTAAAATTGAATATGTAGGGCCACAAATTACCAATGCACCTATTGCAAATTGTCAAGATATTACTATAGCATTAGATGCATATGGACAAGCTACAATTACTCCAGCAGATATAGATAATGGGTCTACAAATGTGGATACTATGTTTATTAATCAGGATACATTTGATTGCTCACACATCGGAATACCTCAGGAGGTTTATTTAACAGTTATAAGTGAGGATGGAGGTGAAGATACTTGTGCTGCAATGGTCACTGTTAATAACACTTCAGAGCCTATAACAGCTCCTGTATTAGCGGATGTTTCTGGTTATTGTTTTGTTACAGCAATTGCACCAGTTTTAAACTATAATTGTGTGGATTACACTGGTGTTACATCAGATCCTACTAATTATACTTCAGAAGGTGCTTTTGTAGTGCAGTGGACATTTGATGCTGGATCAGAAGGAATTGTGGTTTCAAATCAAAATGTTATTGTAAACCCAATAGCCAATCCAGCTAATGTGATAGTGACAAGTGTTACTAATACTTCTGCGGAATTAGAATGGGATATTTTGCAAGGTACAACTTATCAAATTCGATATAGAGTTAGTGGCGCATCTGCATGGACAACTATAGCGTCCAACACAAATAGTGTTTCATTAACCGGATTAGATTTTAATACTAATTATGAAGCACAAGTTAGGGCTGTTTGTGGAACAAGTTATTCCAATTATAGTAATCCATTAATAACATTTTCTACAACAGATATTACATATTGTGCATCACAGGGTGTTTCAAATGGTTATATTTCTAATGTTTCCATAAATGGTGAGAGTGCTACATTTATTAATAATTCATCATCAGGAAATTCATCATATACTAATTATACAGCTGTTTCACCTGTTACTTTAAAAGCTGATGGTGAGACTTCGTATTCGTTAAGTGTTAATACAAGTTTTAATGCTTCCGGAGTAGCTGTATGGATAGATTATAATCAAAACGGAAGTTTTAATGATGAAGGAGAAAAAGTTTGGGATGATGCAACTGGTATAACAGGTAATAGTCCAAGGGTTAATACATTTATCATACCTTTAAATACACCAAATGGTACTACAAGAATGCGTATAGCTTCTAGGCAATATTGGACACCAAGCGTTAGTTGTGGAGACATTGTTGAAGCAGGTCAAGATTCAGAAGTAGAAGACTATATGGTCAATATTGTTGCGCCAACCTTATCTATTCAAAATTTTGATTTAGCTGTGTTTAGTGTTTATCCTAATCCTATTAAAGATGCGTTTTCTGTTAAACTATCAAATCTATCAAACAAAGAAACGCATGTAAAACTAATAGATTTACAAGGTCGAATAATTCAGCAAAAAATAATAAGTAAATCTCAAGATACAACTACATTTAATCAATTAAGTCAATTAAATAGTGGTGTCTATTTTATAACGATTGTGGAAGACAATAAAACTTTAGCTTCTAAAAAAATTATAAAAATTTAA
- a CDS encoding TraR/DksA family transcriptional regulator translates to MASDINIRYSDKELAGFKVLIQDKIKQAKHDLELIQSAYMNDHNNGTDDTSPTFKAFDEGSETMSKESNSALAIRQEKFIRDLKNALIRIENKTYGVCRVTGKLINAKRLELVPHATLSIEAKNMQQ, encoded by the coding sequence ATGGCTTCAGATATTAATATTAGATACTCAGATAAAGAGTTAGCAGGATTTAAAGTGCTAATTCAAGATAAAATAAAACAAGCTAAACATGATTTAGAGCTCATTCAAAGTGCGTATATGAATGACCATAATAATGGTACAGATGATACGTCACCTACATTTAAAGCGTTTGACGAAGGAAGCGAAACAATGAGTAAAGAATCTAATTCAGCATTAGCGATTAGACAAGAAAAATTTATTCGTGATTTAAAAAATGCTTTAATCAGAATTGAAAACAAAACTTATGGTGTTTGTCGTGTAACTGGAAAGCTAATAAATGCCAAACGATTAGAATTAGTACCTCACGCAACATTAAGTATAGAGGCTAAAAATATGCAACAATAA